From Apium graveolens cultivar Ventura chromosome 9, ASM990537v1, whole genome shotgun sequence, the proteins below share one genomic window:
- the LOC141686727 gene encoding agamous-like MADS-box protein AGL19 — translation MRMVRGKTQMKRIENTTSRQVTFSKRRSGLLKKAHELSVLCDAQVALIVFSSTGKLYEFSSSSSINGTIERYQKIGNNLETGKVLAVGENKQHDMEVATMTEKIEQLEKCKEKLMGVNLETYSVDELQELEKDLDLSLKNIRARKHELLKQQIGHLKEEEKRLSKRNAELKKLESQELSLENKLEENSRKEVEDVEIGLFLGPTPERRKYH, via the exons ATGAGAATGGTGAGAGGAAAAACACAGATGAAGAGAATTGAAAACACAACAAGTAGACAAGTGACATTTTCAAAGCGCAGAAGTGGACTCTTGAAGAAGGCCCATGAGTTATCAGTCCTTTGTGATGCACAAGTTGCTCTTATCGTCTTCTCTTCCACCGGAAAGCTTTATGAGTTCTCGAGCTCATCCAG tattaatggtactatAGAACGGTATCAGAAGATTGGCAATAACCTGGAAACTGGAAAAGTTTTGGCAGTTGGAGAAAATAAGCAG CATGACATGGAGGTTGCCACCATGACAGAAAAGATTGAGCAGCTTGAAAAATGTAAAGA AAAGCTTATGGGAGTTAACTTGGAGACTTACAGTGTTGATGAGCTGCAAGAATTAGAAAAAGATTTAGACCTAAGTTTAAAGAACATTAGGGCAAGAAAG CACGAGTTACTCAAGCAGCAGATTGGCCATCTAAAGGAAGAG GAGAAAAGATTGAGCAAACGAAATGCAGAACTAAAGAAG TTGGAATCGCAAGAATTATCCCTGGAAAATAAGTTGGAAGAAAACTCAAGAAAAGAAGTCGAGGACGTGGAGATCGGATTGTTCTTAGGACCGACGCCTGAGAGACGAAAATACCATTAA
- the LOC141686329 gene encoding uncharacterized protein LOC141686329, producing MDNNKAKGGGSIGLSYPTLTKNNYTSWALKMKVYLQARGVWIAIEPNDPKAAVEEKTYKVALAMMYQGLPEDMLLSITEKETAKQAWDALKTMCQGAERVKKAKVQTLRTEFESMSMKDNEQLDDLYLKLNGLVSNIRALGESINNSYVVKKLLRAVPSKFLHIVSTLEQFGDLETMTLEEAVGSLKAHKEKLKGSGKTESNEDWLRRSNRRNTDGSSFNPKGRGRDKSNLKCYNCSAYGHFAADCRKPRRIREQKEEVNMTRLDDNEPALLLAKSDKKEQEVAYLS from the exons ATGGACAACAACAAAGCTAAAGGGGGAGGATCAATAGGTTTGAGCTACCCAACACTGACAAAGAATAATTACACTTCTTGGGCACTAAAGATGAAAGTGTATCTACAAGCTCGGGGTGTCTGGATCGCAATAGAGCCAAATGATCCTAAAGCAGCGGTTGAGGAGAAGACATATAAAGTTGCATTGGCCATGATGTATCAAGGACTGCCTGAAGACATGTTGCTCTCAATAACAGAAAAGGAAACCGCAAAACAAGCCTGGGACGCATTGAAAACCATGTGCCAAGGAGCGGAACGTGTGAAGAAGGCAAAAGTGCAAACTCTAAGAACTGAGTTTGAGTCCATGAGCATGAAGGACAACGAGCAGCTAGACGATTTGTATCTGAAATTGAATGGGCTTGTATCGAATATTAGAGCCCTGGGAGAATCTATTAATAATTCCTATGTGGTCAAGAAATTGCTACGTGCTGTGCCATCAAAATTCCTCCATATTGTCTCGACTTTGGAGCAGTTTGGTGACTTGGAGACTATGACACTAGAAGAGGCAGTTGGGTCCTTAAAAGCCCACAAAGAAAAGTTAAAGGGAAGCGGAAAAACTGAGTCAAATGAAG ATTGGTTGAGGCGGTCAAACCGGAGAAACACAGACGGCTCATCATTCAATCCTAAGGGTCGAGGACGTGACAAGAGTAATTTAAAGTGCTACAATTGCTCTGCATATGGGCATTTTGCTGCGGACTGTCGAAAACCAAGACGTATCAGAGAACAAAAGGAGGAGGTAAATATGACAAGGTTGGATGATAATGAACCAGCACTGTTACTGGCAAAAAGTGACAAAAAGGAACAAGAGGTGGCATACTTGAGTTAG